TCTGAGTGGCAGTAAAGGACCCTGGACTGCACTGGAAGCATTTGGGAAATCTGAGCTGAGGTTGGTGGCGCATGGTTATAACCTGTGAAAGAGGCCCAGAGGTCAATTAGAACATGTGTACGATGATACAgcaacagatttttttcctttgtttagtAACCtaccaaaatttcttttttggaatTACATTACCCGAGATTCATAAGATTTAGTTCCTTCTAACGCCTCAGTATTTAAATACTgctctaaaataaatttcctgaGGCAGGTCTAGGACAATCTATTTTAttctaacaaattattttttgtcctatttttaaagaacacaGCTGTTTAGTTGGAACAGCAGCGTAATAGAGGGGAAGGTTTTAAGAACTACATTCATACCTTTGCTAACCTATCTGATGTGGAAATGAGGCACAAGGTGAGAAATGGAAATTCATGCAGCAAAGGCTTTAATAACCACCAATATGAAAAAATAAGGAAGACACCTATGTCTAAACTAAAAACCAGTAAATACCAAGACAAAAAAGCTGGAAAGGAGGGCCACTCCAAGTCAGTCACCTACAGCGTTATTATTAACCCTGTCCTCTCCTTCAGAGTATCTATAACCATCTATCAGatcaaaaacaaatcaataagaacaaaaaaatgcCAAATTTTTTCATATCTAAAATGGAATTAGTAATGTGCTTGCTTCAgtagcacatatactaaaatggaGCTAGTAATATAATAAACATAACAGACATAACAGTTATATGTCTAGCTCAACAAATGTTGGTTTTATTCCTATTTCCTAGGTAAAGACAGAATTAAGTACATTCAGAATTAATTATCCATGGTGTTAAAACCAATATAAAGGGTATTCCTTACCGAGAGCAGATCCAAGCCATTTTCATCCAAGTTTTTGACATGGGATGCTAAGCTTCCTGGTTTCCACTTGGGAAATGTATTCTTGTAGTCCTGTAAAGATTCTACTTCTGGCCACACTTCATTATTGGGAGTGCCCAAAGCTCTAAACacccagaacaaaacaaaaacttacaaGTTAAAGCATCAACATAATTCTTGTTATCTACGTGttaattttaaagttcttaaCAGCTCAAGCATAAATGAAAAATACCTGAAAATTCTGAAGAGTTGATCAATTTCTGAATCCCCATGAAAAAGTGGTTTCTTAGTTGCTAATTCAGCAAATATGGTACCTATACTCCAAATGTCCACTGGAGTTGAGTAGCGAGCTGACCCCAGCAATACTTCTGGAGATCTATACCAGAGTGTCACTACCTATCACAAAGAAAACACcttacttggaataaatgtggcACATTAtctaaatgtaaacatttatattAGGACTGTCCTTTAGAATGCTGCACGACTCTCTCTGATAGTGTTTAAAAGTCAATTAACTATACACAGTACTAAATGTTAGATAAATACTTCGTTTGTAAGTTATATTCACTAAGGAGGAAAAGATAAAAGCATACCAagtcttttcaaatcagtaaaACGCAAGGATCAAAACACTCAAGACAGCATCCACTTAAAAACCAAAGCACGATGATACTGGATTTAGGTTGCCACTATACTGTACAAGTGTATGCACCACTTACATGCTAAAATCACAACCAAGGCAAACAATAGCTCATTAGTGGTCTAGCACCAATctcggagaaggaaacggcaacccactccagtgttcttgcctggagaatcccagggacggcggagcctggtgggctgcagtctatgcggtcgcacagagtcggacacgactgaagagtcttagcagcagcagcagcaccaatcTACTATTTTAGCATATCTAATTTATCACAATGGAGGGCAACAGCATCTATTTAAACCAGTGGAAaccaaataatatatatttacagatccatgggaaaaattataaaaatgaatgattaaaaaGGAGCCAAGACATCTGACCAGAGGTGCACTGTTACAAGTTTTGATCTAGAGGAAGTCTTTGAGCACAAGGGTAGACAACTCCACAGAAGACAAGGTTTCCCAATAATCCTTAACTGTGATTCAGCATTCTTTTTCCCTCCAGaaacagcaaacaaaaagccAAGTCATCAATATAACAGGGACAAAATTTGGTTATATTTACAAGCTTCTAAAAGCATCTGAAATAGTCATACTTAATCAACAAAATCTTTAACTAGTCTTTTTCAAGACAGGATCCAAACAAGAGACAGAAACCACATGTAATTTGAACAGGGAACGTTTACTAAGCAGGATTAATAACTGTAACAGAGGACTGTAATAATTGGAGACTGACTTGTTAAGAATAAATGACTCCTTCCTGCAATGCCTCTCTAGCACCCTCTACTGTCAGAGCGTAACATACCAGCATCTGGCAAAGGAAAAACACTCACAAGTTCCAGATACATTTTCACACAGCAGACACTGAAGGGTTACTTTGGACTAGAGGCAATAAACTTATACTGACAAAGAGTTgaaatctttctattttttcttttcttaaagaataCATAAGACAATCCCTCAATCACACATAACAAAAGTACCAAAAAACATACCTCATGCGTATATACTCGAATAGGTATTCCAAAAGCTCTGGCAAGGCCAAAATCTGCCAGTTTAATTGTTCCTTTATCATCAATCAACAGATTTTGAGGTTTTAAGTCTCTGTGGAGAACTCTTCTAGAGTGACAAAACACAATCCCTTGTAGGATTTGGTACAAATAACTCTGGaagaaggaaatataaattagaaacttAACCATATGATAGAATGATTTTCTAAATAATCTTGGTAGGCTTCTTTCAAAGACGTAAGAAATTATAATGCAGAGAAATAAACAATTTACCAAAAAAGTTCTCAGGCCACTTGAGACTAACAGGAAGTATCTGGGAGGTGAGAAGCACATTTATATCAAGTATTATGTTTGTACAACTAAGACAAAGATATTCACCTTATGGGCACATCTATAGGCACTCATTTCgttttcttttacttattctGGTCCCTAATTCTTAAGTAATAAGGCAATTTTCTATACATAAAAAGTTTCttaaacttttgttttatatACTTATAGCAACTCTAGTTCTGTCCCAAATAAGTTtagtcttttccatttctatcttttatctttatatattcatttcctctttggaaacactggtcacaaattaaaaaaaagaaagaaaaacccagaaTATTATGCAACATGGGTACTAcggaaatataaaataatagtatCGACTATAAAGttcaatattataaaatacataaaaccaaTCAGTTGGAACAAATGGCtagccatttggaaaaaaaattaagaacccTAGTTCCTTCATCAAAAGAAACCTTTGATCCCCCTAGAATTTAAGACAAAAGGAGGAACGGTAATCTACTGAAACCACTAGAAAAACACTGTCATGTACTGTTCTAATACATGTGATCTTTGCATGAGGAAGACttaaataagacataaaaatCTCCAAAATTCATGTACCAATATGTACAAGtatgttaaattataaaaataactaatGGTATATACACACCattaacaaaagacaaaaaaaaaaaggaataaaagaactATTATCAACACATTACCAATAAGAGGCTCTTAGAAACCAATGAAAAAAGTATCCTAACAGAATCAACAGCGAAAAATATGTATAGTGTTTATAAAATggctaagaaatgaaaaatgtcaaaCGAAAGGCAAAATGATGTTAATGTATTTTTTACATAGTATTGTTATCAAAAAGATTAATCAAAACAAGTTTTGACAGTGATGTGCTAAAAGAATTATATTACACCATGATGTTGGTCTAATTTTTTAGAGGGTTAACTGGCACTATCAAGATTTTAAGTGTAAATAAACATCTTCAACCCACTGATTTCAGTAGTGAGACTCCTATAAAGATACACAGGAAGATATGAAGATATTCACTGCTGCACTGACCATAAGGACATGAGTCACCAAGCTGGAAAACAACTTCAGTGTCCGCCAGTGTGGAGCTGGTTTATGCAATTATATCAGACATCAGAAAGATGGGTTCATATACTCACACTGTACACAGTAAAAGGGAAAGTAACGCATatatactagtatatataaaatcccatttttataaaaagtttatGTATATACAAAGTTGACATACAAGTATCTCTAAGATTACTAATAAAACAAAGGCTACCTCTGAGGAGTGGTTTGGTAGAGATGGTAtaaggataattattttaaatttaaatgaagtttAATCTCTACAATAAATTaaccaaaatatatattcaaatccAGAATAAAATGAAACTGCCTGCCAGCATCACCCTGTCCCAggcttttgttcttttattttacacatatcTGACTGACAAAGAATAGAATATC
The genomic region above belongs to Cervus canadensis isolate Bull #8, Minnesota chromosome 8, ASM1932006v1, whole genome shotgun sequence and contains:
- the CDK1 gene encoding cyclin-dependent kinase 1 codes for the protein MEDYTKIEKIGEGTYGVVYKGRHKTTGQVVAMKKIRLESEEEGVPSTAIREISLLKELRHPNIVSLQDVLMQDSRLYLIFEFLSMDLKKYLDSIPPGQFMDSSLVKSYLYQILQGIVFCHSRRVLHRDLKPQNLLIDDKGTIKLADFGLARAFGIPIRVYTHEVVTLWYRSPEVLLGSARYSTPVDIWSIGTIFAELATKKPLFHGDSEIDQLFRIFRALGTPNNEVWPEVESLQDYKNTFPKWKPGSLASHVKNLDENGLDLLSKMLIYDPAKRISGKMALNHPYFHDLDSQIKKM